Sequence from the Rhodospirillaceae bacterium genome:
GAGTTGTTCGCTCAGGCATATGGAAAGTCGACCCTCGAATTTCATATAGCTGTAGGTCTTGATCAACGGTGTTCCGTGTCGCCGGTGGAGATCTACTTTCCATTCCATCTCCGCAACATATTTGTCCCGATCGATATAAGGTGCCGTTACCCATTGCTCCTGGCCGTCCGACCCGGTCTCCTTTCTGACACCGAAGTGTTCGATATAAACGCCACTGTCACTCAATCGAAAATCAGGCGTGTAAACTCTTTTCTCGGAAGACGCCGTGTCATGTTCGTAATCGGGTTCGTATTCGTAGGCGACCCCATTCAGGTAGAGGAAATTTGCAATCTCGCATTCCTCGAAACTTTTTACCTTCTCGCCCTGAAGAGTCCGGAGTTCAACGGCCCGCAGGTATTGATAATATTGGTATAACTCCTTGAAATCGAACTCATTTTTCTCGGGGGCGAAAAACTCGGCGAACCAGCGTTGCATGGTAGTTTCGAACCGTCGGTCCTGTTCCATCAAGGTTTTCAGGATATCCCGCAGCAGCTTTAGCAATTGCTTGTCATCGTCCGCATGGGCAGCGAGGGCGGGCTTTCGTTTTTCAGCTTGCCCAATGATAGCCATTCCCAAGGCATGAAATGTCGTAGCCTTGATGTCGTGACCCGTTCTGTTTTTGACACGGTCGGTCATTTCACCTGCCGCCTTTCGGGCGAAAGAGAGCATCAGAATTTCTTTGGGGGCCCGGCGCTTCGTCTCTACCAAGTAACCAGCCTTGGAAACGATCACACTGGTTTTTCCAGAACCCGCCGCCGCCAAAACGAGCGTTGCGTTTTCATCCGTGACGACGGCTTCCCGTTGCTCAGGCGTGAGTGGATCGGACTCAACAGAATCAAAATAGCTTTTCTTCAGGGCAATCTCAGCGCCAATAAACTTCCTGTTGGCGCCGTTTCGAAAATTCGATGGGGCAGCAAGGAAACTCCGAATTCGAGCAATTGCATCACGCTCGTCCGCCGCCAGCACATCCTCGGGAAACTTCGACGGAAGTTTCCCCAATGCAGTTTGTACGGCTTCATGTAATTCCGTTCCATCAGATGCGGCGAGATAACTGATTGGGCGATCTAACTCCTCCAGTTTCTGGGCTTCAGCGAGAATACGGCCTCGATTTTCATCCACGAGGCGACGCAGTTCATATTTCCAGGGAACTTCGATTGATTTAAGAAACTTCCTGGCAATTTTCTTGTCGACGCCAACAATTTTGAGTGTCGTGCCGTCATCATGCTTCAATTCAAGGCGAGACCAAAACAGGCCGGATGAGACATTTATTTCGGTAACCTGAGTGAACGGGATGTCTTTTCGAACGGCATTGCCCGACTTGAACTGGATGCCCCAACTTGAATGGGTCACGTTGTCGATCGTGTAGCCAAGAAGTGGCAGCAGGAATTTTGAGTTTCCTGTCCTTCGAAGAATAACGGTGTCCGGATGTTCGCCTTTTTCCGATGACACGCTGATCCCCAATCATACGGCCGATTGCCTATGCCAAGATCTACCCGCAGAAAATTTGCCACTCGCTCGTGCACCCATCTGGTTCCGTATCCATAAGTCCGAGCCAATCACCAACTTACCGAACCCAAATGTATCAACCGCGAGCACATTTAGAATATGCTATTTCTCCCGTATTGCACGATCCGGACCGGGAGACACTGGGTAGGCCATGAACCAATACAGCCACTTCGCAGTTGATGAAGCGGACCTAATCCGCCCGGACACCCACGCCGATCGGGCGAACTGGCGATTGATCCGCCGCTTGCAAACACCCGACAGGTACAATGATCCGCAAGGCGGCACGGTCAAGCGAGCCCTTGTGATTGACGTCGAAACGACGGGTCTTTCGACCGAGAATGACGATGTCACTCAACTTGCCATGCTGCCTTTCGACTATGAGGCAGAAAGCGGCCGCATTCTGGCAGTCCTCAAGGATCAAGCCTTCGATCACTTGCGCGAACCGGCGGTACCGATTTCCGAAGAGGCGTCGTTGGTTACCGGAATTACTAATGAAATGGTTGCTGGAAAATCTATCGATGGGTCCGCCGTCGCGACGGTCGTTACCAACGCCGACTTGATCATAGCCCACAACGCGTCTTTTGATCGTCCGATGGTCGAACGCCATTGGAAATGCTTTACCGAGAAACCCTGGACATGCACGCTGAGCAGCATTGATTGGCTCCGTGAGGGCTATGGTTCGGGAAAACTGGATTACCTCGGCATGCAGTTCGGCTGGTTCTACGACGGCCACCGCGCCATGACAGATTGCGAGGCCTGTTTGGCACTTCTGGCACAAGCACTTCCCAACTCCGGTCGGCGCGTGATGGAATTGGTGCGAGAGGCCGCCCTTCAGGATGACCATTTGATCCGCGGGGTCGACGCGCCCTTCGATCTTAAGGACAAACTGCGGCAACGTGGCTACCGCTGGCGCCCTGCGGAGCTGCCAAATGGAAGAGTTTGGTGGACGGTGACTGCCGAGCCGGAAGCTGAAATTGCCTGGCTTCAATCTGAAATCTATGGCCAGGAGCGTCCGATACCCGTCCACCCGATAACGGCGTTTGAACGCTATTCTGATCGGCTGTGGAACTTGGACTGATGATCCGCAGGAACAAGGCGGTTGCCAGTAGTTATCTATGGACAATTGAACCGTTTTGATAAGCATGCCGCTGGTTCGGCATGCAATTTCTGTCGCTACTCCGCGCCCCTTCGAGTAAGGCGGTGGCATTTGGACGAGGTATTCGTGCGGATCAATGGCGAACTGCATTACCTCTGGCGGGCGGTTGATCACGAAGGCGAAGTGCTGGAGTCATTTGTCACCAAACGGCGGAATCGCAAGGCTGCCTTAACGTTTTTGCGCAAAGCGATGAAACGATACGGTTGTCCAAAAGTAGTGGTGACGGACCGGCTTCGGTCCTACCGGGCAGCGATGGAGGTAATCGGAAATGCCGAACGCCAGAAGACCGGTCGCTGGCTGAACAATAGGGCCGAAAATTCACACCAGCCATTCCGGCGACGAGAGCGCGCGATGGCAAAATTCAGGAGCGCCAAATCTCTACAGAAATTCGTTTCAATCCATTCTTCGGTCCATAATCATTTTAACCATGAACGTCATCTTCGTAGCCGCCAAATCTTCAAACTCAATCGCTTGCTCGCCCTTGCCGAATGGCGTCAACTTGCGGCCTGAGATTTATGGGTTACGGGGTTTTTCAGACCAGTTCTCGTTTGTCTGACAGTGCCCGACGAACTCATGCCGTGGCGTTACGCTGAAGTTTCAGCGTAACAGGGACATCCGTCCCGAGATAGGGCGGCGTCGCCGGACGGTTACGTTAAATGTCCTGCGAACCCATATCTATCGTCCGTGCGCGACGCCTCCGGGAGCGCCGCTCCGGGGGCATTGCCCTGTGCGAGGCTACCTCCCAGCAGCTCCCCAGTTCTGCTCCAAATTATCGATCAACGCTGGGCTAAAATGGCAAGCCGCCTGCTCGCGCGCATACACAGCGCAATATCGCCGGAATAAATCTAATGGTTCCACCGCTACCCGGAACGCCCGCCGGTTGCCGATCGCCCCTACTGCCCCCGCGCTGGTCAGCATCTCCACTGTACGCCCGATTGCCGCATCCATATCCGATGCCGGAACAATTTCGTCGCAGATCAGCCGTCCCTCAATACTGTCACAGTCAAGTCGCCGTTCCGCCTGGATCAGTTGCCTGGCCAGCCTATCGCCGGTGAACCGGGGCAGACGCATGTTTGCGGCACCAGGAA
This genomic interval carries:
- a CDS encoding UvrD-helicase domain-containing protein is translated as MSSEKGEHPDTVILRRTGNSKFLLPLLGYTIDNVTHSSWGIQFKSGNAVRKDIPFTQVTEINVSSGLFWSRLELKHDDGTTLKIVGVDKKIARKFLKSIEVPWKYELRRLVDENRGRILAEAQKLEELDRPISYLAASDGTELHEAVQTALGKLPSKFPEDVLAADERDAIARIRSFLAAPSNFRNGANRKFIGAEIALKKSYFDSVESDPLTPEQREAVVTDENATLVLAAAGSGKTSVIVSKAGYLVETKRRAPKEILMLSFARKAAGEMTDRVKNRTGHDIKATTFHALGMAIIGQAEKRKPALAAHADDDKQLLKLLRDILKTLMEQDRRFETTMQRWFAEFFAPEKNEFDFKELYQYYQYLRAVELRTLQGEKVKSFEECEIANFLYLNGVAYEYEPDYEHDTASSEKRVYTPDFRLSDSGVYIEHFGVRKETGSDGQEQWVTAPYIDRDKYVAEMEWKVDLHRRHGTPLIKTYSYMKFEGRLSICLSEQLRDHGVELCPIAADQFFGKLLELGDIDRFSRTVATFLHHFKSGDLDRDQCLTRAGPGRMKARNIAFLDVFIPLFEGYQKSLGSRIDFEDMIVRASRHVEDGNYKSPYQHLLVDEFQDISFGRARLLKALLGQHPHSRLFAVGDDWQSIYRFAGSDLSIMRNFGKHFGRTFDGRDDLHTTVDLGRTFRCVDKIAEPAKRFVLQNDRQIDKRVEPAGRTKKPALRVVFGDANDVPQIIREILEDIQSREVGSQKNVRFLGRYNHLKPGYMRGLVDKYPDIDLGFLTIHGSKGLECDHTVVLGMDSGTWGFPSEIVDDPVLNMVLPESEDF
- a CDS encoding 3'-5' exonuclease, whose product is MNQYSHFAVDEADLIRPDTHADRANWRLIRRLQTPDRYNDPQGGTVKRALVIDVETTGLSTENDDVTQLAMLPFDYEAESGRILAVLKDQAFDHLREPAVPISEEASLVTGITNEMVAGKSIDGSAVATVVTNADLIIAHNASFDRPMVERHWKCFTEKPWTCTLSSIDWLREGYGSGKLDYLGMQFGWFYDGHRAMTDCEACLALLAQALPNSGRRVMELVREAALQDDHLIRGVDAPFDLKDKLRQRGYRWRPAELPNGRVWWTVTAEPEAEIAWLQSEIYGQERPIPVHPITAFERYSDRLWNLD